A single Klebsiella variicola DNA region contains:
- the malQ gene encoding 4-alpha-glucanotransferase, translating to MESKRLDNAALAAGISPSYINAHGKPQSIAAVTKQRLLDAMHRSTAATKVAVNPLPNVKIFTHGKKMSLPVAGRGEYQWILTTEDGKQYQGKTRGGETLPLPAKLPEGYHSLTLTQEGERWHCRTIVAPARCYEPQPLKEGKKLWGTCVQLYTLRSEKNWGIGDFGDLRAMLPEIARRGGSFIGLNPIHALYPANPESASPYSPSSRRWLNVIYIDVNAVEDFQRSEEAQAWWQSAATQQALQAARQTDDVDYTAVTTLKMTALRMAWKRFSRREDEQMTAFREFVLREGESLYWQAAFDALHAWQVQQDPLRWGWPAWPKAFQDIDSPEVKAFCIEHEDDVSFYLWLQWLAWSQFAACWETSQRDGMPIGLYRDLAVGVAEGGSETWCDRELYCLKASVGAPPDILGPLGQNWGLPPMDPHIIAARAYEPFIDLLRANMQNCGALRIDHVMSVLRLWWIPYGETADHGAYVQYPVDDLLSLLALESQRHRCMVIGEDLGTVPVEIVSKLRNSGVYSYKVLYFESDAEKTFRAPALYPEQSMAVATTHDLPTLRGYWESGDLTLGKALGLYPDEVVLRGLYQDRELAKQGLLDALHKYGCLPKRAGHKASLMSMTGILNRGMQRYIADSNSALLGLQPEDWLEMASPVNIPGTSTEYPNWRRKLSVTLEQMFADEQVNKLIKDLDKRRKAASKKAAAR from the coding sequence ATGGAGAGTAAACGCCTCGATAATGCCGCGCTGGCGGCGGGCATCAGCCCCAGCTATATCAATGCGCACGGCAAGCCGCAGTCTATCGCGGCTGTCACCAAACAGCGCCTGCTGGATGCGATGCATCGCTCTACCGCCGCCACGAAAGTGGCGGTTAACCCGCTGCCGAACGTGAAAATTTTCACCCACGGCAAAAAAATGTCGCTGCCGGTGGCAGGACGCGGTGAGTATCAGTGGATCCTGACCACTGAGGACGGTAAGCAGTATCAAGGGAAAACCCGCGGCGGCGAGACGCTGCCGCTGCCGGCTAAACTGCCGGAGGGGTACCACTCCCTGACGCTCACCCAGGAGGGAGAGCGTTGGCACTGCCGGACCATTGTCGCGCCGGCGCGCTGCTACGAACCGCAGCCGCTGAAAGAGGGGAAAAAGCTGTGGGGCACCTGCGTGCAGCTTTATACCCTGCGCTCGGAGAAAAACTGGGGGATCGGCGATTTTGGCGATCTGCGGGCCATGTTGCCGGAAATCGCCCGCCGCGGCGGGTCGTTTATTGGCCTTAACCCGATACATGCTCTCTATCCGGCGAACCCGGAGAGCGCCAGTCCGTATAGCCCGTCTTCACGTCGCTGGCTAAACGTCATCTACATCGACGTTAATGCGGTTGAAGATTTCCAGCGTAGCGAAGAGGCGCAGGCGTGGTGGCAGTCCGCAGCGACCCAGCAGGCCTTGCAGGCGGCGCGGCAAACGGATGATGTCGACTATACCGCGGTCACCACGCTGAAAATGACCGCGCTGCGTATGGCGTGGAAACGATTCTCTCGTCGTGAAGATGAGCAGATGACAGCGTTCCGCGAGTTTGTTCTGCGCGAAGGGGAAAGCCTCTACTGGCAGGCCGCTTTCGATGCGCTTCACGCCTGGCAGGTACAACAGGACCCGCTGCGCTGGGGCTGGCCGGCCTGGCCGAAGGCCTTTCAGGATATCGACAGCCCGGAGGTGAAAGCCTTCTGCATTGAGCATGAGGACGACGTCAGTTTCTATCTCTGGCTGCAGTGGCTGGCCTGGAGCCAGTTTGCCGCCTGCTGGGAAACCAGCCAGCGCGACGGGATGCCGATTGGCCTCTACCGCGATCTGGCGGTGGGCGTCGCCGAAGGCGGGTCGGAGACCTGGTGCGACCGTGAGCTGTACTGCCTGAAAGCGTCCGTGGGCGCGCCGCCGGATATTCTGGGCCCGCTGGGCCAGAATTGGGGCCTGCCGCCGATGGATCCGCATATTATTGCCGCTCGCGCCTATGAGCCGTTTATTGATCTGCTGCGCGCCAATATGCAGAACTGCGGCGCGCTGCGCATCGATCACGTGATGTCGGTGCTGCGTTTGTGGTGGATCCCCTATGGTGAAACCGCCGACCATGGCGCTTACGTTCAGTATCCCGTCGACGATCTGCTGTCGCTCCTGGCCCTGGAAAGCCAGCGTCATCGCTGCATGGTGATCGGTGAAGATCTGGGCACGGTACCGGTGGAGATTGTCAGCAAGTTACGCAACAGCGGCGTCTATTCTTATAAGGTGCTCTATTTTGAGAGTGATGCAGAGAAAACGTTCCGCGCGCCGGCGCTGTACCCGGAGCAATCAATGGCTGTGGCGACGACGCACGACCTGCCCACCCTCCGCGGCTACTGGGAAAGCGGCGATCTGACGCTAGGTAAAGCGCTGGGGCTCTATCCTGATGAGGTGGTGCTGCGCGGGCTGTACCAGGACCGCGAGCTGGCGAAGCAAGGGCTGCTGGATGCGTTGCATAAGTACGGCTGTCTGCCCAAACGTGCCGGGCATAAGGCCTCGCTGATGAGCATGACCGGGATCCTCAACCGGGGGATGCAGCGTTACATTGCCGACAGTAACAGTGCGCTACTGGGCCTGCAGCCGGAAGACTGGCTGGAGATGGCGTCGCCGGTTAACATTCCGGGCACCAGCACTGAGTACCCGAACTGGCGCCGGAAGCTGTCCGTCACCCTGGAGCAGATGTTTGCCGATGAACAGGTCAATAAGCTGATTAAGGATCTGGATAAACGGCGCAAGGCGGCGAGCAAGAAAGCCGCCGCCAGATGA